In Raphanus sativus cultivar WK10039 chromosome 5, ASM80110v3, whole genome shotgun sequence, the following proteins share a genomic window:
- the LOC108862081 gene encoding protein SPA1-RELATED 4 isoform X2 has translation MDGSSESNSRGLNTSEFLPAERIIADRSKSSFSHIGYVRSLLGSSHKEEDSFRVNYDDDSGGVRALKREDVSLRQWLDNPERSVVDAFECFHVFRQIVEIVNAAHSQAVVVHNVRPSCFVMSSFNRVSFIESASCSDSGSDEERPKEAATRRRRKSGEIGGSSKEEFQPFPMKEILAREMRWYTSPEEDTGSPGSYASDVYRLGVLLFELFCPVSSREEKSRTMSSLRHRVLPPQILLNWPKEASFCLWLLHPEPSYRPSMSELLKSEFINEPRESLEEREAAIELRERIEEQELLLEFLFLIQQRKQETADKLRDTVSLLSSDIDQVLKRQLSLKQKGNDVLSFLISRKRIRQGAEGVPADENEDNTLESSTLLESSRLVRNFKKLESVYFATRYRQIKADKPLARYYSALSSSDGKSSLTQQPSKKDQNDSRQGGWIDPFLEGLCKYLTFSKLRVKADLKQGDLLNSANLVCAIGFDRDGELFATAGVNKKIKIFECESIINDGRDIHYPVVELASRSKLSGICWNSYIKSQIASSNFEGVVQVWDVARGQLVTEMKEHEKRVWSIDISTADPTLLASGSDDGSVKLWSINQGVSIGTIKTKANVCCVQFPSDSGRSLAFGSADHRVYYYDLRNPKLPLCTMIGHTKTVSNVRFVDSSTLVSSSTDNTLKLWDLSMSVSGVNEAPVHSFMGHTNLKNFVGLSVSDGYLATGSETNEIYVYHKAFPMPVLSYKFENIDPVSGLQVEDASQFISSVCWRGQSSTLVAANSTGNIKILEMV, from the exons ATGGATGGTTCTTCAGAATCTAACTCCAGAGGATTAAACACCTCAGAGTTCTTACCAGCCGAGAGAATCATTGCAGACCGTTCTAAGTCCAGCTTCTCTCACATTGGTTACGTCAGAAGCTTACTTGGTTCTTCACACAAAGAAGAAGACAGCTTCAGAGTTAATTACGATGATGACTCTGGTGGTGTGAGAGCTTTGAAACGTGAAGATGTTAGCTTGCGTCAGTGGCTAGACAATCCCGAACGATCGGTGGTGGATGCGTTCGAGTGTTTTCATGTTTTCAGACAAATCGTCGAGATTGTGAATGCAGCACACTCTCAAGCCGTTGTTGTTCACAACGTTAGGCCTTCCTGTTTCGTTATGTCTTCGTTCAACCGTGTTTCGTTTATCGAATCCGCTTCTTGTTCTGATTCCGGGTCTGATGAGGAAAGGCCAAAGGAAgcagcaacaagaagaagaagaaagtctGGAGAGATTGGTGGTTCGAGCAAAGAGGAGTTTCAACCTTTTCCTATGAAAGAGATCTTAGCAAGGGAGATGAGATGGTATACAAGTCCTGAAGAAGATACTGGTTCTCCTGGTAGTTATGCTTCTGATGTTTACCGTCTTGGTGTTCTTCTCTTTGAG CTGTTTTGCCCTGTTTCCTCCAGAGAAGAGAAGTCAAGAACCATGTCTAGCTTAAGACATCGTGTTCTTCCACCTCAAATACTTCTCAACTGGCCTAAAGAAGCTTCTTTTTGCTTGTGGTTACTCCATCCTGAACCTAGCTATCGACCATCCATGAG TGAGTTGCTGAAAAGTGAGTTTATCAATGAACCAAGAGAGAGTTTGGAAGAACGTGAAGCTGCGATAGAGCTTAGGGAAAGAATCGAGGAACAGGAGTTACTTCTCGAGTTCTTGTTTCTGATTCAACAAAGAAAGCAAGAAACCGCAGACAAGTTGCGTGATACGGTCTCGCTTCTTTCTTCAGACATTGATCAAGTCCTAAAGAGGCAGCTGAGCTTGAAGCAAAAAGGAAACGACGTCCTTTCCTTCTTGATCTCGAGAAAACGGATCAGACAAGGAGCTGAGGGAGTTCCAGCAGACGAAAACGAGGACAATACTCTAGAGAGCAGCACGCTTCTTGAAAGCTCTCGGTTAGTGAGAAACTTCAAGAAGCTGGAATCAGTCTACTTTGCAACAAGATACAGACAAATCAAGGCTGATAAACCGTTGGCCAGATACTATTCAGCGTTGAGTAGTAGTGATGGTAAAAGTTCACTGACACAACAACCATCTAAAAAAGATCAGAATGATTCTAGACAAGGCGGTTGGATTGATCCATTCCTAGAGGGTTTGTGCAAGTATCTGACTTTCAGTAAGCTAAGAGTGAAAGCAGATTTGAAGCAAGGAGACTTGCTGAACTCAGCTAACCTCGTTTGCGCGATTGGGTTTGACCGTGACGGGGAGCTTTTCGCCACGGCTGGTGTCAACAAGAAAATCAAGATATTTGAATGCGAGTCCATAATAAACGATGGCAGGGACATTCACTACCCTGTGGTGGAACTAGCTAGCCGGTCTAAGCTAAGTGGTATATGTTGGAACAGCTACATTAAGAGCCAGATTGCATCGAGTAACTTTGAAGGCGTGGTTCAG gTATGGGATGTTGCAAGAGGGCAGTTAGTTACAGAGATGAAGGAGCATGAGAAGCGTGTATGGTCCATTGATATATCAACAGCAGATCCAACATTGTTAGCAAGTGGTAGTGATGATGGTTCTGTGAAGCTGTGGAGTATCAATCAG GGTGTCAGTATTGGAACAATTAAGACAAAGGCAAATGTGTGTTGTGTCCAGTTTCCATCAGACTCTGGTCGGTCTTTAGCATTTGGTTCAGCAGACCACAGAGTTTACTACTATGATTTAAGGAACCCTAAGCTACCTCTCTGCACAATGATTGGTCACACCAAGACCGTAAGCAATGTCAGGTTTGTAGATTCATCAACACTTGTGTCATCTTCGACGGATAACACTCTGAAGCTATGGGACTTATCGATGTCTGTTTCTGGTGTTAATGAAGCGCCTGTTCACTCATTCATGGGACACACTAATCTAAAG AACTTTGTCGGTTTATCGGTGTCTGATGGCTATCTAGCAACAGGCTCGGAGACTAATGAG ATTTATGTGTATCACAAGGCGTTTCCAATGCCGGTTTTGTCATACAAGTTCGAAAATATAGACCCTGTGTCGGGGCTCCAAGTAGAAGATGCCTCTCAGTTCATATCTTCGGTCTGCTGGCGCGGACAATCTTCCACCTTAGTTGCGGCAAACTCCACCGGCAACATCAAGATCTTGGAGATGGTATGA
- the LOC108862081 gene encoding protein SPA1-RELATED 4 isoform X1, translating to MDGSSESNSRGLNTSEFLPAERIIADRSKSSFSHIGYVRSLLGSSHKEEDSFRVNYDDDSGGVRALKREDVSLRQWLDNPERSVVDAFECFHVFRQIVEIVNAAHSQAVVVHNVRPSCFVMSSFNRVSFIESASCSDSGSDEERPKEAATRRRRKSGEIGGSSKEEFQPFPMKEILAREMRWYTSPEEDTGSPGSYASDVYRLGVLLFERLLQLFCPVSSREEKSRTMSSLRHRVLPPQILLNWPKEASFCLWLLHPEPSYRPSMSELLKSEFINEPRESLEEREAAIELRERIEEQELLLEFLFLIQQRKQETADKLRDTVSLLSSDIDQVLKRQLSLKQKGNDVLSFLISRKRIRQGAEGVPADENEDNTLESSTLLESSRLVRNFKKLESVYFATRYRQIKADKPLARYYSALSSSDGKSSLTQQPSKKDQNDSRQGGWIDPFLEGLCKYLTFSKLRVKADLKQGDLLNSANLVCAIGFDRDGELFATAGVNKKIKIFECESIINDGRDIHYPVVELASRSKLSGICWNSYIKSQIASSNFEGVVQVWDVARGQLVTEMKEHEKRVWSIDISTADPTLLASGSDDGSVKLWSINQGVSIGTIKTKANVCCVQFPSDSGRSLAFGSADHRVYYYDLRNPKLPLCTMIGHTKTVSNVRFVDSSTLVSSSTDNTLKLWDLSMSVSGVNEAPVHSFMGHTNLKNFVGLSVSDGYLATGSETNEIYVYHKAFPMPVLSYKFENIDPVSGLQVEDASQFISSVCWRGQSSTLVAANSTGNIKILEMV from the exons ATGGATGGTTCTTCAGAATCTAACTCCAGAGGATTAAACACCTCAGAGTTCTTACCAGCCGAGAGAATCATTGCAGACCGTTCTAAGTCCAGCTTCTCTCACATTGGTTACGTCAGAAGCTTACTTGGTTCTTCACACAAAGAAGAAGACAGCTTCAGAGTTAATTACGATGATGACTCTGGTGGTGTGAGAGCTTTGAAACGTGAAGATGTTAGCTTGCGTCAGTGGCTAGACAATCCCGAACGATCGGTGGTGGATGCGTTCGAGTGTTTTCATGTTTTCAGACAAATCGTCGAGATTGTGAATGCAGCACACTCTCAAGCCGTTGTTGTTCACAACGTTAGGCCTTCCTGTTTCGTTATGTCTTCGTTCAACCGTGTTTCGTTTATCGAATCCGCTTCTTGTTCTGATTCCGGGTCTGATGAGGAAAGGCCAAAGGAAgcagcaacaagaagaagaagaaagtctGGAGAGATTGGTGGTTCGAGCAAAGAGGAGTTTCAACCTTTTCCTATGAAAGAGATCTTAGCAAGGGAGATGAGATGGTATACAAGTCCTGAAGAAGATACTGGTTCTCCTGGTAGTTATGCTTCTGATGTTTACCGTCTTGGTGTTCTTCTCTTTGAG CGGTTGTTGCAGCTGTTTTGCCCTGTTTCCTCCAGAGAAGAGAAGTCAAGAACCATGTCTAGCTTAAGACATCGTGTTCTTCCACCTCAAATACTTCTCAACTGGCCTAAAGAAGCTTCTTTTTGCTTGTGGTTACTCCATCCTGAACCTAGCTATCGACCATCCATGAG TGAGTTGCTGAAAAGTGAGTTTATCAATGAACCAAGAGAGAGTTTGGAAGAACGTGAAGCTGCGATAGAGCTTAGGGAAAGAATCGAGGAACAGGAGTTACTTCTCGAGTTCTTGTTTCTGATTCAACAAAGAAAGCAAGAAACCGCAGACAAGTTGCGTGATACGGTCTCGCTTCTTTCTTCAGACATTGATCAAGTCCTAAAGAGGCAGCTGAGCTTGAAGCAAAAAGGAAACGACGTCCTTTCCTTCTTGATCTCGAGAAAACGGATCAGACAAGGAGCTGAGGGAGTTCCAGCAGACGAAAACGAGGACAATACTCTAGAGAGCAGCACGCTTCTTGAAAGCTCTCGGTTAGTGAGAAACTTCAAGAAGCTGGAATCAGTCTACTTTGCAACAAGATACAGACAAATCAAGGCTGATAAACCGTTGGCCAGATACTATTCAGCGTTGAGTAGTAGTGATGGTAAAAGTTCACTGACACAACAACCATCTAAAAAAGATCAGAATGATTCTAGACAAGGCGGTTGGATTGATCCATTCCTAGAGGGTTTGTGCAAGTATCTGACTTTCAGTAAGCTAAGAGTGAAAGCAGATTTGAAGCAAGGAGACTTGCTGAACTCAGCTAACCTCGTTTGCGCGATTGGGTTTGACCGTGACGGGGAGCTTTTCGCCACGGCTGGTGTCAACAAGAAAATCAAGATATTTGAATGCGAGTCCATAATAAACGATGGCAGGGACATTCACTACCCTGTGGTGGAACTAGCTAGCCGGTCTAAGCTAAGTGGTATATGTTGGAACAGCTACATTAAGAGCCAGATTGCATCGAGTAACTTTGAAGGCGTGGTTCAG gTATGGGATGTTGCAAGAGGGCAGTTAGTTACAGAGATGAAGGAGCATGAGAAGCGTGTATGGTCCATTGATATATCAACAGCAGATCCAACATTGTTAGCAAGTGGTAGTGATGATGGTTCTGTGAAGCTGTGGAGTATCAATCAG GGTGTCAGTATTGGAACAATTAAGACAAAGGCAAATGTGTGTTGTGTCCAGTTTCCATCAGACTCTGGTCGGTCTTTAGCATTTGGTTCAGCAGACCACAGAGTTTACTACTATGATTTAAGGAACCCTAAGCTACCTCTCTGCACAATGATTGGTCACACCAAGACCGTAAGCAATGTCAGGTTTGTAGATTCATCAACACTTGTGTCATCTTCGACGGATAACACTCTGAAGCTATGGGACTTATCGATGTCTGTTTCTGGTGTTAATGAAGCGCCTGTTCACTCATTCATGGGACACACTAATCTAAAG AACTTTGTCGGTTTATCGGTGTCTGATGGCTATCTAGCAACAGGCTCGGAGACTAATGAG ATTTATGTGTATCACAAGGCGTTTCCAATGCCGGTTTTGTCATACAAGTTCGAAAATATAGACCCTGTGTCGGGGCTCCAAGTAGAAGATGCCTCTCAGTTCATATCTTCGGTCTGCTGGCGCGGACAATCTTCCACCTTAGTTGCGGCAAACTCCACCGGCAACATCAAGATCTTGGAGATGGTATGA
- the LOC108862083 gene encoding uncharacterized protein LOC108862083 isoform X2: MAVTSLAPPWLVLRQAFRGTVAASSSSYLHTTYKPLITNHPSSPLRHSALRRCHVAKAMKGDVELLLKGVVGDQSVAKEVKHILEMARRATSRREVLHTDFLTPPVVKESVSVLGKLADVAVVAQGGYPEAERCRISVGHPDALTNDPDIVAALSITGNFGFQACSHGDFLGAILGSGITRDKLGDILIQEEKGAQVLIVPELVDFIVSALDKVGNVSVTCSKIPLLALEYEPPRTNTFKTIEASLRIDAVASAGFKISRSKLVDLISGDVRVNWATVTKNGTTVKTGDVVSVSGKGRLKIGEINETKKGKFAVEIIRYL; this comes from the exons ATGGCTGTCACCAGCTTAGCACCTCCATGGCTCGTTCTGAGACAAGCGTTCCGTGGAACGGTcgcagcttcttcttcttcttatcttcACACAACTTACAAACCTCTAATAACAAATCACCCTTCGTCTCCACTCCGACACTCAG CTTTGAGAAGATGTCACGTAGCAAAAGCAATGAAAGGAGATGTAGAGCTTCTCCTCAAAGGAGTTGTTGGAGACCAATCTGTTGCCAAGGAAGTCAAACACATCCTTGAAATG GCAAGACGTGCAACATCAAGAAGAGAAGTTCTTCACACAGACTTTCTCACACCACCTGTTGTTAAGGAATCAGTTTCAGTCTTGGGAAAACTTGCTGATGTTGCAGTCGTTGCTCAGGGAGGTTACCCTGAA GCTGAGCGGTGTAGGATCTCGGTTGGACATCCTGATGCCTTAACCAATGATCCAGATATAGTTGCAGCTTTGAG TATCACAGGGAATTTTGGGTTTCAAGCTTGTTCTCATGGCGACTTCCTTGGAGCCATTCTTGGCTCTGGAATCACCAGGGACAAGCTGGGGGATATATTAATTCAG GAAGAAAAAGGAGCTCAGGTCCTGATAGTTCCTGAACTGGTTGACTTTATTGTTTCAGCTCTCGACAAg GTTGGGAATGTTTCTGTAACTTGTAGTAAGATACCTCTGCTTGCTCTTGAATACGAACCTCCTAG gACTAATACCTTCAAAACCATTGAAGCCTCGTTGAGAATTGATGCAGTAGCTAGTGCTGGTTTCAAGATTTCGCGGTCTAAGCTAGTTGATCTGATTAG TGGGGACGTTCGGGTTAACTGGGCAACTGTTACCAAGAACGGAACCACGGTAAAGACTGGTGATGTTGTCTCTGTTAGCGGGAAAGGGAGACTCAAG ATTGGAGAGATCAACGAAACGAAGAAAGGGAAATTTGCAGTTGAAATCATCAGATATCTGTAA
- the LOC108862083 gene encoding uncharacterized protein LOC108862083 isoform X1, translating to MAVTSLAPPWLVLRQAFRGTVAASSSSYLHTTYKPLITNHPSSPLRHSALRRCHVAKAMKGDVELLLKGVVGDQSVAKEVKHILEMARRATSRREVLHTDFLTPPVVKESVSVLGKLADVAVVAQGGYPEAERCRISVGHPDALTNDPDIVAALSITGNFGFQACSHGDFLGAILGSGITRDKLGDILIQEEKGAQVLIVPELVDFIVSALDKVGNVSVTCSKIPLLALEYEPPRTNTFKTIEASLRIDAVASAGFKISRSKLVDLISSGDVRVNWATVTKNGTTVKTGDVVSVSGKGRLKIGEINETKKGKFAVEIIRYL from the exons ATGGCTGTCACCAGCTTAGCACCTCCATGGCTCGTTCTGAGACAAGCGTTCCGTGGAACGGTcgcagcttcttcttcttcttatcttcACACAACTTACAAACCTCTAATAACAAATCACCCTTCGTCTCCACTCCGACACTCAG CTTTGAGAAGATGTCACGTAGCAAAAGCAATGAAAGGAGATGTAGAGCTTCTCCTCAAAGGAGTTGTTGGAGACCAATCTGTTGCCAAGGAAGTCAAACACATCCTTGAAATG GCAAGACGTGCAACATCAAGAAGAGAAGTTCTTCACACAGACTTTCTCACACCACCTGTTGTTAAGGAATCAGTTTCAGTCTTGGGAAAACTTGCTGATGTTGCAGTCGTTGCTCAGGGAGGTTACCCTGAA GCTGAGCGGTGTAGGATCTCGGTTGGACATCCTGATGCCTTAACCAATGATCCAGATATAGTTGCAGCTTTGAG TATCACAGGGAATTTTGGGTTTCAAGCTTGTTCTCATGGCGACTTCCTTGGAGCCATTCTTGGCTCTGGAATCACCAGGGACAAGCTGGGGGATATATTAATTCAG GAAGAAAAAGGAGCTCAGGTCCTGATAGTTCCTGAACTGGTTGACTTTATTGTTTCAGCTCTCGACAAg GTTGGGAATGTTTCTGTAACTTGTAGTAAGATACCTCTGCTTGCTCTTGAATACGAACCTCCTAG gACTAATACCTTCAAAACCATTGAAGCCTCGTTGAGAATTGATGCAGTAGCTAGTGCTGGTTTCAAGATTTCGCGGTCTAAGCTAGTTGATCTGATTAG TAGTGGGGACGTTCGGGTTAACTGGGCAACTGTTACCAAGAACGGAACCACGGTAAAGACTGGTGATGTTGTCTCTGTTAGCGGGAAAGGGAGACTCAAG ATTGGAGAGATCAACGAAACGAAGAAAGGGAAATTTGCAGTTGAAATCATCAGATATCTGTAA